A single Ignavibacteriales bacterium DNA region contains:
- a CDS encoding MarR family transcriptional regulator yields the protein MEVKPDTKSSESAEQLAELTYKILDSCHRKEEMRVRQFHLTQAEFRCLRLIHVSQSINSKVVAERMCLSPSRCTRIINSLVQKGFVERHEEPNDRRNMRLSLTLDGDDFLKYIHHQYLDLHREVLSTLSPHERAGVLHAMVLLFSRIDTWLAEGKNQNTVS from the coding sequence ATGGAAGTCAAACCGGATACTAAATCATCGGAATCTGCTGAGCAGCTCGCTGAACTTACTTATAAAATTCTGGACAGTTGCCACAGAAAAGAAGAGATGCGCGTCAGGCAATTTCACCTGACGCAGGCAGAATTCCGGTGCCTCCGGTTAATCCATGTCAGTCAGAGTATAAACAGCAAGGTTGTGGCTGAGAGAATGTGTCTCAGCCCCAGCCGCTGCACTCGGATTATTAATAGTCTTGTTCAAAAAGGTTTTGTTGAAAGACATGAAGAACCTAATGACAGGAGAAATATGCGTTTAAGTCTTACACTCGACGGGGATGACTTTCTAAAATATATACATCACCAGTATCTGGATCTGCACCGTGAAGTACTAAGCACTCTTTCGCCCCATGAAAGGGCAGGAGTCCTTCACGCTATGGTACTTTTATTTTCCCGGATAGATACCTGGCTTGCAGAAGGTAAAAATCAAAATACTGTCAGCTGA
- a CDS encoding HIT domain-containing protein has protein sequence MEKLWSPWRSQYIESFKEKKTPSGCIFCSAKDEDTAADDSLVVVKSKLTFTVMNLYPYNNGHLMVVPYRHISEFDLLTAEERIEIMSEVERAIKALKLTIRPEGFNLGANLGKAAGAGIDSHLHFHIVPRWNGDTNFMPVLGETKVLSQDLLKGRNELREAYTKIS, from the coding sequence ATGGAAAAACTCTGGTCACCCTGGCGTTCACAATATATAGAGTCATTTAAGGAAAAAAAGACTCCCTCCGGCTGTATTTTTTGCAGTGCAAAGGATGAAGATACGGCTGCCGATGATTCACTGGTAGTGGTAAAGAGCAAGCTCACCTTTACTGTTATGAATCTCTATCCCTATAATAACGGGCATCTGATGGTTGTTCCTTACAGGCATATATCTGAATTTGATCTTCTTACCGCAGAAGAGAGAATTGAGATAATGAGTGAAGTTGAACGTGCAATAAAGGCTTTAAAACTAACTATCAGGCCTGAAGGATTTAATCTGGGAGCAAATCTTGGCAAAGCAGCAGGAGCGGGGATTGACAGCCACCTGCATTTTCACATCGTTCCAAGATGGAACGGGGATACGAATTTTATGCCTGTTTTAGGCGAGACAAAAGTATTATCACAGGATTTATTAAAGGGGAGAAATGAGCTGAGGGAAGCTTATACGAAAATCAGCTGA